Genomic segment of Rattus norvegicus strain BN/NHsdMcwi chromosome 7, GRCr8, whole genome shotgun sequence:
TGGATCTTGGCCCCTCTCAGAGCCTTAGCCTGGTTCAAAGTTGGGTCACAAGACCCATTAGACAACCGGAacttgggaggagaggaggcaaGAGTGTCTCCAACTTAGGCGTCATACCAGAATGGCTGCGGGCTCTTGTGTGCTCACAGATTCATACACACCAGCGCATGCCTGCATTTGCTGATGTGTATACCAGGGTGCACACTCACACCCATTTACCCTCATATCACAGGAACCACAAAGCTTCAGCAGGCTTTTCTGATTAGATAGCTAATCTGATAGTGGTCTCGGCCTTCCCATCCCCAGAGGAAACTGCCACTCAGTTGGGTGAGGCACTGGGCCTGCCTCAGCTTTCCGGCTACTCACTTCCTGGTTGAGCATCTCCAACCACTgtgactctccctccccccagAGTCTCCAGGGACCATGGCCCACTTGCCTTCCTCCCAATCCAGATAGTCCTCAAGAACAGAAGAGATCTGGACAGGGGCAGGGACCCATTCGGATCCCACACACTGAGGTGGACCTGGGTGGACCAAGGTAGGTCCACTACTGCCCAGACTCCGACACATAACAGCAGGGTTACAGACACATCCGTGCATTCGTGTGTATAGGTGTAGAGCTTCTCAAGGCTAGGGGGTCCCAGGTTAAGTGTCAGGGCTGCCTGAGAGGCACCTCTTGAGGAAAGCCAGCAAGCTGAGGAAAGGGGACAGGCTTAGGTCTCCCCCCTCAGGCAATGCCTCACTGCTCAATTTCATGGGTGCCAGGGAGCTGCGATGTTTCCAGGGGCTTGAAGCTAAGGACTTCCTGGTAAGTAAGCTCTGAGGGAAATGAAAAGGAGGGATGGGGGGTGAGATTTTGCTGTCTGCCCATGACCTCGCTCCCCATCAGCATGTGTGGCATGTTTCCCAGCCCACATCCACCGTTAAGCTTAGAACCGGAGTGGGCTCCACTTAGTCCTCCAAACCTCTGCTACGCACACACACCTTTACATGTGTCACTCAGGAGCACAGGCTTGTTTCCACCCTGCCCCCAGGCCCCCACCCCCGTCCCAGACCACTGGGGAAATTCCTTGCATGAAACAGGCAAAATCTTGCTCTGAGAAAACGGCAGCCCTCAGGTTCAGGGACACTGCTCTctttcccatccccccacccccaccctgtgctCACCCTTCCACTCCTCCAGGGTGCGCTCCTTGGCCTCAACACTTTCATCATAGGGCTCGGCCTCTGGCTCGTCGTCAGGGTCATGGTACTGGCTGAAGTATGCATGGGCCAAGGCTTCGGCCGCACTGACTCTCTGGTCACTGTCTAGCACCAGCATTCTTCCAAGGAGGTCTACAGCTGCAGGAGCGAGTGGCGCTTAGCACTATATCCAATGCTGGATCTGAAGCCCAAACTAGACCCAGTACCAGTCCTTACCCAGAGGGTTGGCCCCATGGAAGACACTGCTGAGGTCCTTCTGgggcatgggaggcagagactggatgTATGTCCGGGCCTAGAGACACATAAGAAGGGCTTGGAGGGTTAATTAACCTCTATTTTCCTAGCCCAAACTGGGCAGAAGGCCTTTTGAGAGACAGCTTGGATGCATTCATTCCAACAGGCCTGGTAGGTACCCCCAGCAAGCCAGACTCCTGCTCGCAAAGTCTGGGGGCTCACTAGCCCAGCAGGGGTGCCACGTGCCTTTattcccaacattcaggaggtaAAGGTCTCCGAGGAAGTCTGGGGACTCCAGACCTTCACTTGGCTTTAGATGGTGCCTACAAAAGCCAGATGCTCCAAGCATTCTCTATTCTTCCCTGCCCTGCTGTCTATAGTGAGGAGAGACTGTCAGCGTTGATAATTTTGTTTTCACTGTCTCGGCTACCTGGAATGGCCTCCTGGTTCACCTGCTTCTCTCTGAAGGGGTTCGATGTTCCTATCCCTCCTTGCCCGCATCCCCCAGGATGCCACTTTCTGCTTACTACTCCCTCCCCAACCTGGCTGATGCTTGGTCAGGAGAGCaaacagatagatggatggcCACTGACTCACATGCTCCGAGGATATCTTTGCCAGAACCTCAGGGCTGGGTGTGCCCACCACCTCCATGATCCGCTTCAGCTGGTCGATGTCTTCCTAGCTCAGGAAACACCTAGTGGCCAGCCTTTCCAGTCCCAGCCCCTGGTACACTGCGGAGCTGTGGCTCAGGAGAGGGAGCCCAATGTGATTCAGCATAGGGCAGAGGTAAAACTTCCAAAAAGGGCCAGAGTCCACTCCCACCCTGGAGAAGGGGACCCCAGCTTGACCCTGCTCCCCAAGGATACAGTCATTTCCAGGAAAGAGGGCCTTTCCTTGGAGCAGCTCAGCCATGATGCAGCCCACAGACCAGATGTCCACTGTTGGGGGGAGAGTAAGGAGACTATCAGTCTGCCACCGGAAatccttcctgtgggcctggggAGGAGCCAGCCCAGTGACCCTCAGTCATAACCAGGACCAAAGAGAATGGAGCCCTTACTCTATACCCTGTCCTGACCCACCAAGTTAGAAGCCTTTCTAAAAGCTGGTCTCACTAAGCCCTTGCCCCTCTCTCAGAGCTCCGGGCATGTTCTCCTCCCCTTCAGCCTTTCTTCCTACCCCCTCCGCTTTGTCACCCTCCCTAAACCATGGTGTGAGCACTGCTGGCCCATCCTTGTAAGACAAGACCACTGCCTGAGGGCTGACAGCACCTGTCTGGTTGTAGTGCATCCAGTTCAGCATGATCTCTGGAGCCCGGTACCACCGTGTGGCCACATATCCAGTCATCTCCTCATCAGCCTGGCGTGCCAGCCCAAAGTCCAGGATCTGGAGAACAACTGGTATCTTGTAAGATACCTACCTCTCTGGTAGGTCCCCACCATCCGTGCACCCCTCAACACCCTTACCCTCAGCTCGCAGTCCTCATTCACTGCTACATTGCTGGGCTTCAGGTCCTGCAGGGTGCACAGGGCATGAGTGTGGTACGGCCATGAGCCTAGGCAGAGTGGATGACCCTCACCCTCAGCTGCACCTACCCGGTGGATGATGCCCGCCGAGTGGATATACTGCATAGGAGGGCAGACGGAGTGAGCCCAGGCTCCACCTCGCTCTGCCCCAACCCAGAGAGGTCGAGGGGGGGAAGGGGACCCAGAGCCCACGTGCCCCACCTTCAGCCCACGCAGCAGCTGGTAGACAAGGAACTGAACATGCTCATCGCTCAGGGCCTGACACTTGACGATGTTATTCAGGTCAGCGCCCATCAGGGTGGTCACGAGGTACCTGCAGGGTCAGGGGTTAGGACAGAGTCTTGCCATCCCTTCCCCGACCAAGCTCCCGAGGCTAGCACCGCGCCTGCCCAGGACACTCACACTTCGCTGAAATCCTCGATGGATGTGGCCGGCGTGAAGACGTCCAAAAGTCCTATGACCTGGTCAGGGAACCGAGGCGGGACAACAGCTCAGCTGTAGGCAACGCCCCCCTGGCCTGGACCCCACCCATATGGGGCCGTACCCCCAAAGGCCCCGCCCCATATCCTAGCTCCCGCCCCCACCAAGAGGCGTCCGTCGTTCAGTCCCAACACCACCGGGCCACCCTCTCACGTTCTCGTGCTTCAGGTGTTTGAGTAGGCGTAGCTCACGGTATGTCCTCCTCGCGTGGATCAGCGATTGGAAAGGGCGAGACAGCTTCTTCACAGCCACCTTCTGGCGCAGCCGTGCGTCGTAGGCCGAACTGCAAGGTGGGCGAATGAGGCGAGCGAGCGCCTAGCCTGAGTCCACCCGACGCTGTGGTGCGGGAGCGAGCCTCTGCTACTGACTCCAAGACCTAGGAGGCATGTCCCCGCCTGCTCGCCCCGCACTGCCTCCACGCAGACCCTCCTGAACCTCCCTTAGGAGACCCCTTTGAGTGGACTCAACGTTCTCTGGCAGAGCTTGTATCTTTTCTTCACCGGTGATTCTAGCCCAAATCTAAGCCCCTACTCACAACGAAGCCACCCCACGGAAAATACACCACGACTGTATCCACAGGCGCTCCCACAGCAAGTAGCCCTTCTCCTTCCTCACGGATGCGTGGGAGGTTTACCTACAGAGCCCTGGACGCCCCACCCCTCAGCGCCTCTGCGCATCAGATTGCGGAAGCAAGATTATCCAGAGGTGTTTATTGCATCCTGATTTGTAATTGAAGCTGAGTGTgatggttcatgcctgtaatcccagctcttggagagacttgaagcaagAGAATTGAGATAGAGTTCAAAACCAGCCGGACAACCTAGTGAGACATTGtcccacaagaaaacaaaacaaacaaaaaatccacacGCACAGTTTAGTGGATAGTAGGAAATGATTAACCCTGGTGTGGAGGTGTCTCTGGCACACTTCTACTACCCCAGAAACTGGGCCCACCACCTCTGCACCTCTTTACCCTTCTATCCTTCACCGGAGAGCCTCAAAATATATGGGCGGGGCCTAGACCACTGGCGGTGGTCCTAAGGCTTTTCACCAGGTTCTGGGCCCACTGCCCTCAAGACTGGAGCAGCTATGAACCCATGGAAGGAGCCCCGTTAGCTACAGTACCTTTACACAGCCTGTTTCCCTAGTGATTActgttccttctcccctccccccccctctcgaTTCTCTTGTCTCAGGATGCACCCTTCCCTGACAGTGAATGGAGAGGATACCACCCATTCCCACCAGGTGAGGGAAGATGGGGAAAGGACATGGTGGGCTCTAGGATGCTCATGGGACTAGAGAGTAGGGGAGGAAAGGTGGCTTCCTATGATAAGCAGAATGTCTAAGTAACTCCTGGGGTGAGGTGTAGGGCGAGTGGCCACTAGAACGGCATGGTCATCTTACTTGATTGGGTCTGTACAATCAAGTTACAAGAAGTTGGCATCCTATCGCCTAGCTCCCAGGGTCACAGATCAGTGGAAACAGACCTAGGGAAATTTGGCTTTCTCCTAGTAACTCCCTGATGGTCAGCCCCCAGACAACTCCATCTGCATCAATGTCAAAGTTCCCTGTAAGATGTCTGCTCCACctttctcccaccccacccccaagtcttccctctccctctaatttatattattcttttctttttttcggagctggggaccgaacccagggtcttgcgcttgctaggcaagcgctctaccactgagctaaatccccaaccctatattattttttaaacgtTTTGTGTAACCTCTTCCACTTGCTGAGTCCCTGAGCGTCCCAGACACAACATGACTtatcctctcttcctctgtcctgcTCCTTGGGTATGGGTGGTGGAGGGGTGTATCCTGTCTCTACTCACTGTGGAGGGCCTGGGTGCGacctgagagaaagagaagcaaagaggAGATAAGGAACAAGTGTCAACAGAACAAGCCTACCCATCCCAGAGTGGTGGGTTTACAGGCTGCAGACGTGGGGAGAGATTCCCATGACCAGCTTGTAAAGCAGGACTGTTTCCCTCTATAGGATTTCAGAAGCAGACCAGTAGCAGAAAAGAGGCTTCTGAAGACAGCACAAGATCCAAGATGTGAAGCTCGGCCCCCAGTCCCGGTACAGGGCACATATCAGTGTCCGCACCCTTGATCAGCCTGTCAACAATGACTATCTGCAACAGTTCTCCAATCCCAggtacctggatgctgccacggtCGAGACTCTAACGTCTCATCTCCAAGCCCTACCTATATTCTGAGATCTTTTGTTGGGTAAACTTGTAGACAAACAAGAGGGTAGGTGTCTGCTTAGGCTCAAGCCGCTGAGCTTCTAGGAATCTGGAGAAGTGCCTAGGATCCACAGGAGAATTTGGTGTCTTCCGAAGAAGAAAGGTCTCCTCACCGCGCTGGGGCCCCCTTTTCAAATACTTAGGTCTGGGAGCACGTTAGACCCTGCAGCTACTTAGACCTTGCCCGAAATAACCCGGATGGCTGGCTGTTCCATTTAGCAGCCCCAGAGACTTGCTCTCCCGCCAGCTGTGACGCCGCAGTATTCGGCCTTTCCGGGAGAAACTagggatgggaggtgggggagacaTTAGAGGACCCCCTACCTGCCAGCGAGTGCAATCTAATAGGAAAGTTTCCTCcttgtcccctccccccattcaTTCATCGGAAGCGTGCAGGCCGGGGGCGGAGGCAGGGCGAGGCCCCTCCCCACGCCGGGAACCCCACGTCGCGCTGGAGGGTCGCGCACACTTTCCCGCCCAGCTCCCACCAGGTCCTTGCCGGCCCCTACCAGACCGAGCCGTAGGCGCCGGAGCCCACCGGGCGTAGGCCCTGCAGCCGCTGCGGCACCTCCCATACTGTTTTGTTCAGCTCTTGCCGGTAGAATCCCGCGCGCGGACCCGACATATCCGCAGAGGCAGCTGGAGCGAGCGCCCCGGATCCCCACGCAGCACCCGGCCCGCGCCCCACGCCCAGCACCGCTGAGCAAAgcggggtgggggctggggggctgCGGCGCAGCAGGGCGGGGCGGTGGGGCGGGGCCGAGGCCGGCGGATTTCCCCAGCCTGGCGACGGGGGGCGGGgaaacgggggtggggtgggtgggggttgaGGGTTCCCGGAGACAGACGCGCAGCTTCCTGCCCCTTGGAGACCATGACAAAGGAGAAAGCCGCCTTGCCTCCCTTGGGGGTGATGAGCAGACTCCCCCACCTTCACCTTCTGCACATCACGCACTCATCCTGCCCTTCCCCGAGCCCCAGCCCAGTCCCCCTTCCCCAGAAATGAGGGAAAATTGTCAAAAGTGAGCTTGAGCACGTGGTGATAATActttagaacaacaacaacaaaaaaacaaaaacaaaaacaaaaacactatcCAGGAAAAATTAAAGGCTCTAGGTTAGAAAAACAGCGCCACGGAGTTT
This window contains:
- the Mapk11 gene encoding mitogen-activated protein kinase 11 isoform X1; the protein is MSGPRAGFYRQELNKTVWEVPQRLQGLRPVGSGAYGSVWSHPGPPHSAYDARLRQKVAVKKLSRPFQSLIHARRTYRELRLLKHLKHENVIGLLDVFTPATSIEDFSEVYLVTTLMGADLNNIVKCQALSDEHVQFLVYQLLRGLKYIHSAGIIHRDLKPSNVAVNEDCELRILDFGLARQADEEMTGYVATRWYRAPEIMLNWMHYNQTVDIWSVGCIMAELLQGKALFPGNDYIDQLKRIMEVVGTPSPEVLAKISSEHARTYIQSLPPMPQKDLSSVFHGANPLAVDLLGRMLVLDSDQRVSAAEALAHAYFSQYHDPDDEPEAEPYDESVEAKERTLEEWKELTYQEVLSFKPLETSQLPGTHEIEQ
- the Mapk11 gene encoding mitogen-activated protein kinase 11 isoform X2; translation: MGADLNNIVKCQALSDEHVQFLVYQLLRGLKYIHSAGIIHRDLKPSNVAVNEDCELRILDFGLARQADEEMTGYVATRWYRAPEIMLNWMHYNQTVDIWSVGCIMAELLQGKALFPGNDYIDQLKRIMEVVGTPSPEVLAKISSEHARTYIQSLPPMPQKDLSSVFHGANPLAVDLLGRMLVLDSDQRVSAAEALAHAYFSQYHDPDDEPEAEPYDESVEAKERTLEEWKELTYQEVLSFKPLETSQLPGTHEIEQ
- the Mapk11 gene encoding mitogen-activated protein kinase 11, with amino-acid sequence MSGPRAGFYRQELNKTVWEVPQRLQGLRPVGSGAYGSVCSAYDARLRQKVAVKKLSRPFQSLIHARRTYRELRLLKHLKHENVIGLLDVFTPATSIEDFSEVYLVTTLMGADLNNIVKCQALSDEHVQFLVYQLLRGLKYIHSAGIIHRDLKPSNVAVNEDCELRILDFGLARQADEEMTGYVATRWYRAPEIMLNWMHYNQTVDIWSVGCIMAELLQGKALFPGNDYIDQLKRIMEVVGTPSPEVLAKISSEHARTYIQSLPPMPQKDLSSVFHGANPLAVDLLGRMLVLDSDQRVSAAEALAHAYFSQYHDPDDEPEAEPYDESVEAKERTLEEWKELTYQEVLSFKPLETSQLPGTHEIEQ
- the Mapk11 gene encoding mitogen-activated protein kinase 11 isoform X3, translated to MSGPRAGFYRQELNKTVWEVPQRLQGLRPVGSGAYGSVWSHPGPPHSAYDARLRQKVAVKKLSRPFQSLIHARRTYRELRLLKHLKHENVIGLLDVFTPATSIEDFSEVYLVTTLMGADLNNIVKCQALSDEHVQFLVYQLLRGLKYIHSAGIIHRDLKPSNVAVNEDCELRILDFGLARQADEEMTGYVATRWYRAPEIMLNWMHYNQTVDIWSVGCIMAELLQGKALFPGNDLYQGLGLERLATRCFLS
- the Mapk11 gene encoding mitogen-activated protein kinase 11 isoform X4 is translated as MSGPRAGFYRQELNKTVWEVPQRLQGLRPVGSGAYGSVWSHPGPPHSAYDARLRQKVAVKKLSRPFQSLIHARRTYRELRLLKHLKHENVIGLLDVFTPATSIEDFSEVYLVTTLMGADLNNIVKCQALSDEHVQFLVYQLLRGLKYIHSAGIIHRDLKPSNVAVNEDCELRILDFGLARQADEEMTGYVATRWYRAPEIMLNWMHYNQTGPQEGFPVAD